Proteins found in one Pseudomonas mosselii genomic segment:
- the hpf gene encoding ribosome hibernation-promoting factor, HPF/YfiA family gives MQVNISGQHVEVTQPLRDYVLEKLARVEGHFDKITNATVIMKVEKLQQKVEATLQIPGGEVVANAEHQDMYAAIDALADKLDRQLKKHKEKQQSLLQGAAAR, from the coding sequence ATGCAAGTCAACATCAGTGGACAGCATGTAGAAGTCACCCAACCACTGCGCGATTACGTGCTCGAGAAGCTCGCCCGCGTGGAGGGTCATTTCGACAAGATCACCAATGCGACGGTGATCATGAAGGTCGAGAAGCTGCAGCAGAAGGTGGAAGCCACACTCCAGATTCCCGGTGGCGAAGTCGTCGCCAACGCCGAACACCAAGACATGTACGCGGCGATCGACGCCCTGGCCGACAAACTCGATCGCCAACTGAAAAAACACAAGGAAAAACAGCAAAGCCTGCTGCAAGGCGCAGCCGCCCGCTGA
- the ptsN gene encoding PTS IIA-like nitrogen regulatory protein PtsN, which produces MIRLETILTPGRSLVNVPGGSKKRALEKVATLIAEQVPELEMQDVFDKLIAREKLGSTGFGNGIAIPHCRLVGCSAPVSALLHLDAPIDYDAIDGAPVDLLFVLLVPEAATDAHLELLRQIASMLDRKEVRDRLRAADSSETLYQVVLDVQNEH; this is translated from the coding sequence ATGATCCGACTTGAAACCATCCTGACCCCCGGCCGTTCACTCGTGAACGTGCCGGGCGGCAGCAAGAAGCGCGCCCTGGAAAAGGTCGCCACCCTGATCGCCGAGCAAGTACCCGAGCTGGAGATGCAAGATGTCTTCGACAAGCTCATCGCTCGGGAAAAACTCGGCTCCACCGGTTTTGGCAATGGCATCGCCATTCCGCACTGCCGGCTTGTGGGTTGCAGCGCGCCAGTAAGCGCCCTGCTGCACCTGGATGCCCCCATTGATTATGACGCCATCGATGGTGCCCCGGTCGACCTGCTGTTCGTCCTGCTGGTCCCGGAAGCTGCCACCGATGCCCACCTTGAACTGCTGCGCCAGATCGCCAGCATGCTAGATCGCAAGGAGGTCCGCGATCGCCTGCGTGCCGCCGACAGCAGCGAGACCCTTTACCAGGTCGTCCTGGACGTACAGAACGAGCACTGA
- the rapZ gene encoding RNase adapter RapZ, producing MRLIIVSGRSGSGKSTALDVLEDNGYYCIDNLPAGLLPQLAENALLNTELLQPKVAVSIDARNLPSHLSRFPELLTDARSRHIQCDVLYLDADEDTLLKRFSETRRRHPLTNDSRSLAEAIRVESELLGPIADLADLKIDTTSLNLYQLRDSIKLRLLNQPEPGTAFLVESFGFKRGMPVDADLVFDVRCLPNPYWKPELREHSGLEQPVIDYLAAQPDVEEMFQDISGYLLKWLPRFAASNRAYVTIAIGCTGGHHRSVYITERLGQLLQQSLKNVQVRHRDL from the coding sequence ATGCGCCTGATCATCGTCAGCGGCCGCTCCGGCTCCGGTAAGAGTACCGCCCTCGACGTGCTGGAAGACAACGGCTACTACTGCATCGACAACCTGCCCGCCGGGCTGCTGCCGCAACTGGCGGAAAACGCGCTGCTCAACACCGAGCTGCTGCAACCGAAGGTCGCTGTGTCCATTGATGCGCGCAACCTGCCCAGCCACCTGTCACGCTTCCCCGAACTGCTGACAGATGCACGTTCGCGCCATATCCAGTGCGACGTGCTGTACCTGGACGCCGACGAAGACACCCTGCTCAAGCGCTTCTCGGAAACCCGCCGCCGCCACCCGCTGACCAACGACAGCCGTTCGCTGGCCGAGGCGATCCGCGTGGAAAGCGAGCTGCTCGGCCCGATCGCCGACCTCGCCGACCTGAAGATCGACACCACCAGCCTGAACCTCTATCAACTGCGCGATTCGATCAAGCTGCGCCTGCTCAACCAGCCCGAGCCAGGCACCGCGTTCCTGGTCGAGTCATTCGGTTTCAAGCGTGGCATGCCGGTGGACGCCGACCTGGTGTTCGACGTGCGCTGCCTACCCAATCCGTACTGGAAGCCGGAACTTCGTGAGCATTCCGGCCTCGAACAGCCGGTAATTGATTACCTGGCCGCCCAACCGGACGTCGAGGAAATGTTCCAGGACATCTCCGGCTACCTGCTCAAGTGGCTGCCGCGCTTCGCCGCCAGCAACCGCGCTTACGTCACCATCGCCATCGGCTGTACCGGCGGCCACCACCGCTCGGTGTACATCACCGAACGGCTTGGCCAACTGCTCCAGCAATCCCTGAAAAACGTCCAGGTCCGCCACCGCGACCTCTAG
- a CDS encoding HPr family phosphocarrier protein has translation MPAREITIINKLGLHARAAAKFVGVAGRFPCQVRVGRAPDKLVDGKSIMAVMMLAAGKGTPVHLHTEGEQDGEAMDALVALIENFFDEGE, from the coding sequence ATGCCCGCCCGCGAAATCACCATCATCAACAAGCTGGGCCTGCATGCGCGGGCGGCCGCCAAGTTCGTCGGCGTGGCCGGTCGCTTTCCCTGCCAGGTACGGGTCGGCCGCGCACCGGACAAGCTGGTGGACGGCAAGAGCATCATGGCGGTGATGATGCTCGCCGCCGGCAAGGGCACGCCGGTGCACCTGCACACCGAGGGCGAACAGGACGGTGAGGCCATGGATGCACTGGTCGCGTTGATCGAGAACTTCTTCGACGAAGGCGAGTAA
- a CDS encoding ZIP family metal transporter: MRAEVMSVSSVRLFRLALGTMLLLVGTALLVARGIAWLDLEPRMLRALEGGALCALGTALGAVPVLVIRNMPVAVADTLLGFGAGVMLAATAFSLIMPGLDAAQSIGFSPWGAGGLISGGLLFGALCLFLVDLKVSGASPEALVGSDQQPVIAARIWLFVIAIIAHNIPEGMAIGVSAGGGMPDADSLAMGIALQDVPEGLVIALVLAGAGMSRFKAFLIGATSGLVEPLAAVICAWLVNIAELLLPLGLACAAGAMLLVVTQEIIPESRSNGHHRLASLGLCAGFCLMMVMDTALS, encoded by the coding sequence ATGCGTGCCGAGGTGATGTCTGTCAGCAGTGTGCGCCTGTTCCGCCTGGCGCTTGGGACCATGCTGTTGCTGGTTGGCACCGCATTGTTGGTGGCACGCGGCATCGCCTGGCTGGACCTGGAACCGCGCATGTTGCGTGCCCTTGAGGGCGGCGCATTGTGCGCACTGGGGACGGCGTTGGGCGCGGTACCGGTGCTGGTGATCCGCAACATGCCGGTGGCCGTGGCCGATACCTTGCTTGGCTTCGGTGCCGGCGTGATGCTGGCGGCCACCGCGTTCTCGCTGATCATGCCCGGGCTGGATGCGGCCCAATCCATCGGTTTCAGCCCGTGGGGCGCCGGTGGCCTGATCAGCGGCGGCCTGCTGTTCGGCGCGCTGTGCCTGTTCCTGGTCGACCTCAAGGTCTCTGGTGCTTCGCCAGAAGCCCTGGTCGGCAGCGATCAGCAACCGGTGATCGCGGCGCGAATCTGGTTGTTCGTCATCGCCATCATTGCCCATAACATCCCCGAAGGCATGGCCATTGGCGTGTCTGCTGGCGGTGGCATGCCCGATGCCGACAGCCTGGCCATGGGCATCGCGCTTCAGGATGTGCCGGAGGGTCTGGTAATCGCGCTGGTGCTGGCCGGGGCCGGCATGTCGCGGTTCAAGGCGTTCCTGATCGGCGCGACGTCCGGGTTGGTCGAACCGCTGGCCGCGGTGATCTGCGCCTGGCTGGTGAACATCGCCGAACTGTTGCTACCGCTGGGCTTGGCCTGTGCGGCGGGGGCGATGCTGCTGGTGGTGACCCAGGAGATCATTCCCGAATCGCGCAGCAACGGGCATCACCGCCTGGCGAGCCTGGGGCTGTGTGCCGGGTTCTGCCTGATGATGGTGATGGACACGGCGCTGTCTTGA
- a CDS encoding superoxide dismutase: MPHTLPALPYAYDALEPHIDTQTMEIHHSKHHQTYINNLNAAIEGTEWAEWPVEQLVGAVRQLPEKLQGAVINQGGGHANHTLFWTVMSPKGGGQPAGQVAKAIDAQLGGFEAFKEAFTKAALTRFGSGWAWLSVTPQNTLVVESSGNQDSPLMHGNTPILGLDVWEHAYYLKYQNRRPEYIGAFYNVVDWAEVERRYLEALK; the protein is encoded by the coding sequence ATGCCGCATACCTTGCCTGCGTTGCCCTATGCCTACGATGCGCTGGAGCCGCACATCGACACCCAGACCATGGAGATTCACCACAGCAAGCATCACCAGACCTATATCAACAATCTCAACGCCGCCATCGAGGGCACCGAGTGGGCCGAGTGGCCCGTGGAGCAGTTGGTGGGCGCGGTCAGGCAACTGCCCGAGAAGCTCCAGGGCGCGGTGATCAACCAGGGCGGTGGGCATGCCAACCACACCCTGTTCTGGACCGTCATGTCGCCCAAGGGCGGCGGCCAGCCGGCAGGGCAGGTGGCCAAGGCCATCGATGCGCAGCTCGGCGGCTTCGAGGCGTTCAAGGAGGCCTTCACCAAGGCCGCGCTGACCCGTTTCGGCAGCGGCTGGGCCTGGTTGAGCGTGACCCCGCAGAACACGCTGGTAGTGGAGAGCAGCGGCAACCAGGACAGCCCGCTGATGCACGGCAACACGCCGATCCTTGGCCTGGACGTGTGGGAGCACGCCTACTACCTGAAGTATCAGAACCGTCGTCCGGAATACATTGGCGCTTTCTACAACGTGGTCGACTGGGCCGAAGTGGAACGTCGCTACCTTGAAGCCCTGAAGTGA
- a CDS encoding class II fumarate hydratase, whose amino-acid sequence MSDTRIERDSMGELQVPAQALYGAQTQRAVDNFPVSGKPMPAQFIRALLLAKAAAAKANVELSQLSAGQGEAIVRAVEQLLAGDFIQHFPVDVFQTGSGTSSNMNANEVIATLASRVLGEPVNANDHVNCGQSSNDIIPTTIHVSAALALHEQLLPALRHLTQVIEAKAVEVHKHVKTGRTHLMDAMPVRMSQVLEGWAAQVKGAQAHIEATLPSLQALAQGGTAVGTGINAHPQFAAGFARQLSGLTQVKFTPGENLFALIGSQDTAVALSGQLKTAAVALMKIANDLRWMNSGPLAGLGEIELQGLQPGSSIMPGKVNPVIPEATAMVAAQVIGNDATIAVAGQSGNFELNVMLPVIARNLLESIELMANVSRLLADKAIASFKVNDTKLKEALSRNPILVTALNPIIGYLKAAEIAKTAYKQGRPIIDVALEHTDLSRDQLEALLDPEKLTAGGI is encoded by the coding sequence ATGAGTGATACCCGTATCGAGCGTGACAGCATGGGCGAACTGCAGGTGCCGGCCCAGGCCCTGTACGGTGCCCAGACCCAGCGCGCGGTCGACAACTTCCCGGTCAGCGGCAAGCCGATGCCGGCCCAGTTCATCCGTGCCTTGCTGCTGGCCAAGGCGGCTGCGGCCAAGGCCAACGTCGAGCTGTCCCAGCTGAGCGCGGGGCAGGGCGAGGCCATCGTCAGGGCGGTGGAGCAACTGCTGGCCGGCGACTTCATCCAGCACTTCCCGGTGGATGTGTTCCAGACCGGTTCCGGCACCAGTTCGAACATGAACGCCAACGAGGTCATCGCCACCCTGGCCAGCCGCGTGCTGGGCGAGCCGGTCAATGCCAACGACCACGTCAACTGTGGCCAGAGCAGCAACGACATCATCCCCACCACCATCCACGTCAGCGCCGCCCTGGCCCTGCACGAGCAATTGTTGCCGGCCCTGCGCCACCTCACCCAGGTTATCGAGGCCAAGGCGGTCGAAGTGCACAAGCACGTGAAGACCGGCCGCACCCACCTGATGGATGCCATGCCGGTGCGCATGAGCCAGGTGCTCGAAGGCTGGGCCGCGCAGGTCAAGGGCGCCCAGGCGCATATCGAAGCCACCCTGCCGAGCCTGCAGGCCTTGGCTCAGGGCGGTACTGCCGTGGGCACCGGCATCAACGCCCACCCGCAGTTCGCCGCAGGCTTTGCCCGCCAGTTAAGTGGCCTGACCCAGGTCAAGTTCACCCCCGGCGAGAACCTGTTCGCCCTGATCGGCTCCCAGGACACCGCCGTGGCCCTGTCCGGCCAGCTCAAGACCGCCGCCGTGGCGCTGATGAAGATCGCCAACGACCTGCGCTGGATGAACTCCGGCCCGCTCGCCGGCCTCGGTGAAATCGAGTTGCAGGGTCTGCAGCCGGGCTCGTCGATCATGCCGGGCAAGGTCAACCCGGTGATCCCGGAGGCCACCGCCATGGTCGCGGCCCAGGTGATCGGCAACGATGCCACCATCGCCGTGGCCGGGCAGTCGGGCAACTTCGAGCTCAACGTGATGCTGCCGGTGATTGCCCGCAACCTGCTGGAAAGCATCGAGCTGATGGCCAACGTCAGCCGCCTGCTGGCCGACAAGGCCATCGCCAGCTTCAAGGTCAATGACACCAAGCTCAAGGAGGCGCTGTCGCGCAACCCGATCCTGGTCACTGCGTTGAACCCGATCATCGGCTACCTCAAGGCCGCCGAGATCGCCAAGACCGCCTACAAACAGGGGCGCCCGATCATCGACGTGGCGCTGGAGCACACCGACTTGTCGCGTGACCAGCTCGAGGCGCTGCTGGATCCGGAAAAACTCACTGCCGGCGGCATCTGA
- the pmbA gene encoding metalloprotease PmbA: protein MSAVQSVGPKDLPALQEQVEAIVAEARRQGASACEVAVSLEQGLSTTVRQREVETVEFNRDQGFGITLYVGQRKGSASTSASGPEAIRETVAAALAIAKHTSEDACSGLADAALMAREIPDLDLYHDWDIEPEKAIEMALACEAAAFDADKRILNADGTTLNTHQGVRVYGNSHGFIGGYASTRHSLSCVMIAEAEGQMQRDYWYDVNRQGNLLADPRSIGQRAAQRAASRLGARPVPTCEVPVLFSAELAGGLFGSFLSAISGGNLYRKSSFLEGTLGQRLFPTWLTLDERPHIPRALGSAAFDGDGLATYAKPFVDKGELVSYILGTYSGRKLSLPSTANAGGVHNLFVTHGVEDQAALIRRMGRGLLVTELMGHGLNMVTGDYSRGAAGFWVENGEIQFPVQEVTIAGNMKDMFQQIVAIGSDIETRSNIHSGSVLIERMTVAGS from the coding sequence ATGAGTGCAGTCCAGAGCGTAGGCCCCAAGGACCTGCCGGCGTTGCAGGAACAGGTCGAGGCGATCGTCGCCGAGGCGCGCCGCCAGGGCGCCAGCGCCTGCGAAGTAGCGGTGTCGCTGGAGCAGGGCCTGTCCACCACGGTGCGCCAGCGCGAAGTCGAGACGGTCGAGTTCAACCGCGACCAGGGCTTCGGCATCACCCTCTACGTTGGCCAGCGCAAGGGTTCGGCCAGCACCTCGGCCAGCGGCCCTGAGGCGATCCGCGAGACCGTCGCGGCGGCCCTGGCAATCGCCAAGCATACCTCCGAGGACGCGTGTTCGGGGCTGGCCGATGCTGCCTTGATGGCCCGCGAGATCCCTGATCTGGACCTGTACCACGACTGGGACATCGAGCCGGAGAAGGCCATCGAGATGGCGCTGGCCTGCGAGGCGGCGGCGTTCGACGCCGACAAGCGCATCCTCAACGCTGATGGCACCACCCTCAATACCCATCAGGGCGTGCGGGTCTATGGCAACAGCCACGGCTTCATCGGCGGCTACGCGTCCACCCGGCACAGCCTGAGCTGCGTGATGATCGCCGAGGCCGAAGGGCAGATGCAGCGCGACTACTGGTACGACGTCAATCGCCAGGGCAACCTGCTGGCCGACCCGCGCAGCATCGGCCAGCGCGCCGCGCAACGCGCCGCCAGCCGTCTGGGCGCGCGTCCGGTGCCGACCTGCGAGGTGCCGGTGCTGTTCTCGGCGGAGCTTGCCGGCGGCCTGTTCGGCAGCTTCCTGTCGGCGATTTCCGGCGGCAACCTGTACCGCAAGTCGTCGTTCCTCGAAGGCACCCTCGGCCAGCGCCTGTTCCCCACCTGGCTGACCCTTGATGAGCGTCCACACATCCCGCGTGCGCTGGGCAGCGCGGCGTTCGACGGCGATGGCCTGGCCACCTACGCCAAGCCGTTCGTCGACAAGGGCGAGCTGGTGTCCTACATCCTGGGCACCTATTCCGGGCGCAAGCTGAGCCTGCCGAGCACCGCCAACGCCGGGGGCGTGCATAACCTGTTCGTCACCCACGGTGTGGAAGACCAGGCGGCATTGATTCGCCGCATGGGTCGCGGCCTGCTGGTGACCGAGCTGATGGGGCATGGCCTGAACATGGTGACCGGTGACTATTCTCGTGGTGCGGCGGGCTTCTGGGTCGAAAACGGCGAGATCCAGTTCCCGGTCCAGGAAGTGACCATCGCCGGCAATATGAAGGATATGTTCCAGCAGATCGTGGCGATCGGCAGCGATATCGAGACCCGCAGCAATATCCACAGTGGCTCGGTGCTGATCGAACGGATGACGGTGGCAGGCAGCTGA
- the yjgA gene encoding ribosome biogenesis factor YjgA: MVDSYDDAFDGEKSKTQIKRELHALVELGERLTTLKADTLARLPLTDELRKALEEASKHTAHGARKRHMSFVGKLMRVQDLDAIHAVLEQVDSSTRQYNERFHGLERWRDRLIDGNDEDLERFVNEFPDTDRQHLRSLIRHAQHEKARNKPPAAARKVFKYIRDLDEVQRGLR, translated from the coding sequence ATGGTTGATTCTTACGACGACGCCTTCGACGGCGAAAAAAGCAAAACCCAGATCAAGCGCGAGCTGCATGCGCTGGTCGAGCTCGGTGAGCGCCTCACCACCCTCAAGGCCGACACCCTGGCCCGCCTGCCGTTGACCGACGAGCTGCGCAAGGCGCTGGAAGAGGCCAGCAAGCACACCGCCCACGGCGCCCGCAAACGCCACATGTCGTTCGTCGGCAAGCTGATGCGCGTGCAGGACCTTGACGCCATCCATGCCGTGCTCGAGCAGGTCGACAGCTCGACCCGCCAGTACAACGAGCGCTTTCACGGCCTCGAGCGCTGGCGCGATCGCCTGATCGACGGCAACGACGAGGACCTCGAACGCTTCGTCAACGAGTTCCCCGACACCGATCGCCAGCACCTGCGCTCGCTGATCCGTCATGCCCAGCACGAGAAGGCGCGGAACAAGCCGCCTGCGGCTGCGCGTAAAGTGTTCAAGTACATCCGCGACCTCGACGAGGTCCAGCGCGGTCTGCGTTGA
- the tldD gene encoding metalloprotease TldD, translating into MSEILSTVSEQLLVPGGLTLDSLQTVLGELAGPGIDAADLYFQGQISETWALEDGIVKEGSFNLDQGVGVRAQSGEKTGFAYSNAINLEALTSAARAARSISRAGQDGKVQAFRSQDVTALYASDNPLDVLSRAEKVDLLKRVDAATRALDPRIQQVSVSMAGVWERILVAAADGSLAADVRPLVRFNVSVIVEQNGRRERGGQGGGGRTDYRYFTEERVMGYAREALRQALVNLEAIPAPAGTLPVVLGPGWSGVLLHEAVGHGLEGDFNRKGSSAFSGRIGEQVASKLCTIVDDGTLEGRRGSLSIDDEGTPTECTTLIENGILKGYMQDKLNARLMGMAVTGNGRRESYAHLPMPRMTNTYMRAGDSDPEEIIRSVKKGIYCANLGGGQVDITSGKFVFSTSEAYLIEDGKITAPVKGATLIGNGPEAMRGVSMVGNDLALDSGVGTCGKDGQSVPVGVGQPTLKLDAITVGGTGA; encoded by the coding sequence ATGAGCGAGATTTTATCCACCGTCAGCGAGCAGCTCCTGGTCCCGGGCGGCCTGACCCTCGACAGCCTGCAGACGGTGCTGGGCGAGCTGGCCGGCCCCGGCATCGATGCCGCCGACTTGTATTTCCAGGGCCAGATCTCGGAAACCTGGGCGCTGGAGGACGGCATCGTCAAAGAGGGCAGCTTCAACCTCGACCAGGGCGTGGGCGTGCGCGCCCAGTCCGGCGAGAAGACCGGCTTCGCCTACAGCAACGCGATCAACCTCGAAGCCCTGACCTCGGCGGCCCGCGCCGCCCGTTCGATCTCCCGTGCCGGGCAGGATGGCAAGGTGCAGGCGTTCCGCAGCCAGGATGTGACTGCCCTGTATGCGTCTGACAATCCCCTGGATGTGCTGAGCCGCGCCGAGAAGGTCGACCTGCTCAAGCGCGTCGATGCCGCCACCCGCGCCCTCGATCCGCGCATCCAGCAGGTCAGCGTGAGCATGGCCGGGGTCTGGGAGCGGATCCTGGTCGCCGCCGCCGATGGCAGCCTGGCCGCCGATGTACGTCCGCTGGTGCGTTTCAACGTCAGCGTGATCGTCGAGCAGAACGGTCGTCGCGAGCGCGGCGGGCAGGGCGGTGGCGGGCGTACCGACTACCGCTACTTCACCGAGGAGCGGGTGATGGGCTATGCCCGCGAGGCGTTGCGCCAGGCGCTGGTCAACCTCGAGGCCATTCCGGCGCCGGCCGGCACGCTGCCGGTGGTGCTTGGCCCGGGCTGGTCCGGGGTGCTGCTGCACGAGGCGGTCGGTCACGGTTTGGAAGGCGACTTCAACCGCAAGGGCAGTTCGGCGTTCAGTGGGCGTATCGGCGAGCAAGTGGCCTCGAAGCTGTGCACCATTGTCGACGACGGTACCCTGGAGGGCCGCCGCGGCTCGCTCAGCATCGACGACGAAGGCACCCCGACCGAATGCACCACGCTGATCGAGAACGGCATCCTCAAGGGCTACATGCAGGACAAGCTCAACGCCCGCCTGATGGGCATGGCGGTGACGGGCAACGGCCGGCGTGAATCCTACGCCCACCTGCCGATGCCGCGCATGACCAACACCTACATGCGTGCTGGCGACAGCGACCCGGAGGAAATCATCCGCTCGGTGAAGAAGGGCATCTATTGCGCCAACCTTGGCGGTGGCCAGGTGGACATCACCAGCGGCAAGTTCGTGTTCTCCACCAGCGAGGCCTACCTGATCGAGGACGGCAAGATTACCGCGCCGGTGAAGGGCGCGACGCTGATCGGCAATGGTCCGGAGGCGATGAGGGGTGTGTCGATGGTCGGCAACGACCTGGCGCTGGACAGCGGCGTGGGTACGTGCGGCAAGGATGGGCAGTCGGTGCCGGTAGGCGTTGGCCAGCCGACCCTGAAGCTGGATGCGATCACTGTCGGTGGTACAGGGGCTTGA
- a CDS encoding carbon-nitrogen hydrolase family protein, giving the protein MTSAVIQMVSQDDVLANLQRATALLEQAAAGGARLAVLPENFAAMGRRDAAAIGRAEALGEGPILPWLKRTARDLRLWIVAGTLPLPPVGQPQAKAHACSLLVDEHGEIAARYDKLHLFDVDVADNRGRYRESDDYAHGSQVVVADTPVGRLGLSVCYDLRFPELYSALRAAGAELISAPAAFTAVTGAAHWEVLIRARAIETQCYVLAAAQGGLHPGPRETHGQAAIVDPWGRIVAQQARGEAVLLATRDSEEQASIRARMPVVTHRRFFSQDALRPAHTSE; this is encoded by the coding sequence ATGACGTCAGCTGTGATCCAGATGGTCAGCCAGGACGATGTGCTGGCCAACCTGCAACGTGCCACGGCACTGCTCGAGCAGGCCGCCGCAGGTGGCGCGCGCCTGGCGGTGCTGCCGGAGAACTTCGCCGCCATGGGCCGTCGCGACGCGGCGGCCATCGGTCGGGCCGAAGCGCTGGGCGAGGGGCCGATCCTGCCCTGGTTGAAACGCACCGCCCGCGACCTCAGGTTATGGATAGTCGCCGGTACCTTGCCGCTGCCCCCGGTCGGCCAGCCGCAAGCCAAGGCCCACGCCTGTTCGCTGCTGGTCGATGAGCACGGCGAGATCGCCGCCCGCTACGACAAGCTGCACCTGTTCGATGTGGATGTGGCCGACAACCGCGGTCGTTACCGCGAGTCGGACGACTACGCCCACGGCAGCCAGGTGGTGGTGGCCGACACGCCCGTGGGCCGGCTGGGCCTGTCGGTGTGCTACGACCTGCGCTTCCCTGAGCTGTACAGCGCCTTGCGTGCCGCCGGGGCCGAACTGATCAGCGCGCCGGCGGCGTTCACCGCGGTGACCGGAGCGGCGCATTGGGAAGTACTGATTCGCGCACGGGCCATCGAGACCCAGTGCTATGTATTGGCGGCCGCCCAGGGCGGCCTGCATCCGGGGCCGCGGGAAACCCACGGCCAGGCGGCGATCGTCGACCCCTGGGGGCGGATCGTCGCGCAACAGGCGCGGGGCGAAGCGGTATTGCTCGCCACGCGCGACAGTGAAGAACAGGCGTCCATCCGGGCGCGCATGCCGGTGGTCACGCACCGGCGCTTTTTCTCGCAGGACGCCTTGCGGCCTGCGCACACCTCGGAGTGA